The Manihot esculenta cultivar AM560-2 chromosome 1, M.esculenta_v8, whole genome shotgun sequence genome has a window encoding:
- the LOC110613907 gene encoding probable inactive purple acid phosphatase 29, translated as MVLGRRIPCLSLSYLVAVLAFSHLVAVLGAQKQLRFGQNGNFKILQVADMHFADGKITPCLDVFPGQMRTCSDLNTTAFIERMIRAENPDLIVFTGDNIFGFDATDAAKSLTAAFAPAISSNIPWVAVLGNHDQESTLSRDGVMKHIVGLKNTLSQVNPAEAHVIDGFGNYNLEIGGVRGSEFENKSVLNLYFLDSGDYSTVSSIPGYGWIKPSQQFWFQRTSAKLRRAYENKPQPQKGPAPGLVYFHIPLPEFARFDSSNFTGVRQEGISSASVNSGFFTTMVEAGDVKAVFTGHDHLNDFCGELTGIQLCYAGGFGYHAYGKAGWSRRARVVVASLEKSEKGDWGAVKSIKTWKRLDDQHFTAIDGQALWSKSPAGGRRKKEVGRA; from the exons ATGGTGTTGGGGAGGAGAATTCCATGTCTTTCACTTTCTTATTTGGTTGCAGTGTTAGCATTTTCTCACTTGGTAGCTGTATTGGGTGCCCAAAAGCAGCTGCGTTTTGGGCAAAATGGCAACTTCAAGATACTGCAAGTGGCGGATATGCATTTCGCCGATGGCAAGATCACTCCTTGTTTGGATGTGTTCCCCGGTCAGATGCGTACTTGCTCTGACCTCAACACCACTGCCTTTATCGAGCGCATGATTCGAGCTGAGAATCCCGATTTAATAGTTTTCACtg GAGATAACATCTTTGGATTTGATGCTACTGACGCGGCAAAATCACTTACTGCTGCGTTTGCCCCAGCAATTTCTTCGAACATCCCATGGGTGGCTGTTTTGGGGAACCATGATCAAGAATCGACCTTGTCAAGAGACGGAGTCATGAAGCATATTGTTGGCCTTAAGAACACTCTTTCTCAAGTCAATCCTGCAGAGGCACACGTTATTGATGGTTTCGGAAACTATAACCTCGAGATTGGTGGTGTTAGGGGTTCAGAATTTGAAAACAAATCAGTTCTCAATCTTTACTTTCTTGATAGTGGAGACTACTCCACCGTTTCATCAATTCCTGGCTATGGTTGGATCAAACCATCTCAGCAGTTTTGGTTCCAACGCACTTCTGCAAAACTCCGG AGAGCATATGAGAACAAGCCACAGCCTCAGAAAGGACCTGCACCTGGGCTTGTATACTTTCACATCCCATTGCCTGAGTTTGCAAGATTTGATTCGTCCAACTTTACAGGAGTGAGACAGGAAGGCATTAGCTCTGCTTCTGTGAATTCCGGTTTCTTCACGACCATGGTGGAGGCAGGAGATGTGAAGGCTGTTTTCACCGGACATGATCATCTGAATGACTTTTGTGGTGAGCTAACTGGTATCCAACTTTGTTATGCTGGAGGCTTTGGGTACCATGCCTATGGGAAAGCTGGTTGGTCAAGGAGGGCCAGGGTGGTGGTAGCATCTTTGGAGAAGTCAGAGAAGGGAGATTGGGGAGCTGTTAAGTCGATCAAAACATGGAAACGCCTTGATGATCAACACTTCACTGCTATAGATGGTCAAGCCCTCTGGAGCAAGAGCCCTGCAG GAGGTCGTAGAAAGAAAGAAGTTGGCCGTGCTTGA
- the LOC110620503 gene encoding uncharacterized protein LOC110620503 — MNQSSPKFRSLASLCLAVAIFGLCWPVSQSKPEDGMVIQQITEKEDSVCAGVTAPATCPINCFRVDPVCGVDGVTYWCGCADAMCAGTPVTKLGACELENGGSASLPRQALLLVHLIWLILLGFSLLFGLF; from the coding sequence ATGAATCAATCGTCTCCCAAGTTCCGAAGTTTGGCCTCTTTATGTCTCGCCGTTGCCATTTTTGGTCTCTGCTGGCCGGTCTCCCAATCCAAGCCTGAAGATGGAATGGTGATTCAGCAAATCACCGAAAAAGAAGACAGCGTGTGTGCCGGAGTCACTGCTCCAGCCACGTGCCCGATCAATTGCTTCCGCGTAGACCCCGTCTGTGGTGTCGATGGAGTGACATACTGGTGTGGGTGTGCAGATGCCATGTGCGCCGGTACTCCGGTTACTAAATTAGGGGCTTGTGAGCTGGAAAATGGTGGCAGCGCTTCTCTTCCTCGCCAGGCGCTTCTTTTGGTCCATCTGATCTGGCTCATCTTGCTCGGTTTTTCTTTGCTATTTGGTCTTTTCTAA
- the LOC110624658 gene encoding WAT1-related protein At3g30340, producing MDCRGQLKPVFALILINFAFAIVNILLKKVLDGGTNHMAIVTYRLSISAIFLAPIAYHWERKTRPTLTFQILCYLFLGALVGVTLSQYSFLLGLHYTSATFSCAFLNTVPVSTFLLALPFGLEKVNMKSKASRAKVLGAVICTAGAVLLTLYKGVPLIRPHSGDIKAHVDTMMSDKKTQRWAIGSLFLMAGSFMWSSWFLIQAKISKRYPSQCSSTVIFSFFGAIQSAVISSIVERNNAMWILKGKFEIMSIIYAGVVASGLCYVGLAWCVKQRGPVFTATFTPFTQIFAAIFDFSILHDQIYLGSVIGSILVIFGLYILLWGKSYDVEECDEKQSLTREDRSRNGDVESQGSLTVNSTCS from the exons ATGGATTGCAGAGGGCAACTGAAGCCTGTTTTTGCACTGATTTTGATTAACTTTGCCTTTGCAATTGTGAATATACTTCTTAAGAAGGTTCTCGATGGAGGAACTAACCATATGGCTATTGTTACGTATCGATTGTCAATTTCTGCTATTTTCTTGGCTCCTATTGCTTACCATTGGGAAAG GAAAACAAGACCCACGCTTACCTTTCAGATCTTATGCTACCTTTTCCTTGGCGCTCTTGTCGG GGTAACACTCTCACAGTACTCGTTCCTTCTGGGACTCCACTATACTTCGGCTACGTTCTCCTGTGCATTCCTCAATACGGTGCCGGTAAGCACCTTCCTGTTGGCTCTACCATTCGG TTTAGAGAAGGTGAACATGAAGAGCAAGGCATCAAGAGCTAAGGTGCTGGGTGCAGTAATTTGCACGGCCGGAGCTGTTCTATTAACCCTTTACAAAGGAGTTCCCTTAATCAGACCTCATTCTGGAGACATAAAAGCCCATGTTGATACTATGATGTCGGACAAGAAAACACAAAGATGGGCTATCGGTTCTCTATTTCTGATGGCAGGCAGCTTTATGTGGTCTTCATGGTTTCTCATACAAGCCAAAATTAGCAAGAGATATCCATCTCAATGTTCTAGCACAGTCATTTTTTCATTCTTTGGTGCAATCCAATCCGCTGTTATAAGTTCGATTGTTGAAAGGAACAATGCCATGTGGATTCTGAAGGGGAAATTCGAAATTATGAGCATTATTTATGCT GGAGTGGTAGCATCAGGCCTGTGCTATGTGGGGCTGGCGTGGTGTGTGAAGCAAAGGGGCCCTGTGTTCACAGCTACATTCACCCCTTTCACACAGATATTTGCTGCAATATTCGACTTCTCTATTCTGCATGATCAAATTTACCTTGGAAG TGTGATAGGATCTATACTAGTTATATTCGGCCTGTATATTCTCCTGTGGGGCAAAAGCTACGACGTAGAGGAATGTGATGAGAAGCAAAGCCTTACGAGGGAAGATAGAAGCAGAAACGGTGACGTAGAATCACAAGGATCTTTAACCGTCAATTCAACCTGCTCATAA
- the LOC110620725 gene encoding uncharacterized calcium-binding protein At1g02270 isoform X2, with protein sequence MAAVVESNANSNVGHLNSGGTESIVSNGTITETDNGFFSQTITEEPCISCTTFNILAPIYKRLDHQDQSIRESDNRTFWFTRNQIILDWLLFEKSCIICLQEFWVGNEELVHMYQERLGNAGYATFQLSRTNNRGDGLLTAVHEHYIRVLNYQELHFNDFGDRVAQLLHVQSALPLMQSQNGDAQQEFLIVNTHLLFPHDSSLSIVRLNQAYKILQYVETFQRENKLNLVPIILCGDWNGSKRGHVYKFLRSQGFASAYDILHQYTDSDADAHRWVSHRNHRGNICGVNFIWLRNPIKSRKLLKTSWAEAVFGIIKYQLLKASLNESDAFAFFKADEPGDYITYPAFCEGLRLINLIGLPYGLSFQQTEHLWILVDVDGNGVVDYEELKKIWNSACLEQEKDCISSTKEAESDLEEAVIGFSVKDAFLLPREAEKGMWPEDYSLSDHARLTVVFSPVRLHNHQFTFVNQTSTKSCVG encoded by the exons ATG GCGGCTGTCGTCGAGTCTAATGCTAATTCGAACGTGGGGCACCTGAATTCTGGTGGAACTGAAAGTATTGTTTCAAATGGAACGATTACAGAAACTGACAATGGCTTCTTTTCTCAAACAATTACAGAGGAGCCCTGCATTTCTTGTACCACATTCAATATCCTGGCTCCAATCTATAAGCGACTCGATCACCAG GACCAGAGTATCCGTGAAAGCGATAACAGAACATTTTGGTTCACCAGGAACCAAATAATTTTGGATTGGCTACTATTTGAGAAGTCTTGCATTATATGTCTCCAG GAATTCTGGGTTGGCAATGAAGAACTCGTGCATATGTACCAGGAAAGGCTTGGCAATGCGGGCTATGCGACCTTCCAGCTTTCCCGGACCAACAACCGAGGAGAtg GCCTGCTAACTGCTGTACATGAGCACTACATTCGGGTTCTAAATTATCAAGAGTTGCACTTCAATGACTTTGGAGACCGTGTTGCTCAGCTACTGCATGTTCAGTCAGCTTTGCCTCTTATGCAAAGCCAAAATGGCGATGCTCAACAAGAATTTCTTATTGTGAATACACACTTGTTGTTTCCTCACGATTCTAGTCTGTCTATTGTGAGATTGAATCAG GCTTACAAAATACTACAGTATGTGGAAACATTTCAGAGAGAAAACAAACTAAACCTTGTGCCCATCATTCTCTGTGG tgATTGGAATGGAAGCAAGCGTGGGCATGTTTACAAATTCCTTAGGTCGCAGGGATTTGCTTCAGCATATGATATTCTTCATCAATATACTGATAGTGATGCAGATGCTCACAGG TGGGTGAGCCACAGAAATCATAGGGGTAACATATGTGGTGTCAATTTCATATGGCTTCGTAATCCTATTAAATCAAGGAAGCTGCTGAAGACAAGTTGGGCTGAAGCAGTATTTGGAATAATAAAG TATCAACTTCTGAAAGCTTCGCTGAATGAAAGTGATGCATTTGCATTTTTTAAGGCTGATGAGCCTGGTGATTATATAACATATCCGGCTTTCTGTGAAGGACTACGCCTG ATAAATCTGATTGGTCTCCCTTATGGACTGAGTTTCCAGCAGACAGAACATCTATGGATCCTAGTAGATGTTGATGGAAACGGTGTCGTTGATTATGAAGAACTTAAG AAGATTTGGAACTCGGCCTGTCTAGAGCAAGAGAAAGACTGTATTTCAAGTACAAAGGAGGCTGAATCAGATTTAGAAGAAGCAGTTATTGGCTTCTCTGTAAAAGACGCTTTTCTTTTACCCCGTGAAGCAGAGAAAGGGATGTGGCCTGAAGATTATTCTCTTTCTGATCACGCTCGACTCACAGTTGTGTTTTCACCAGTAAGATTGCATAATCATCAATTTACGTTTGTGAACCAAACTAGCACAAAATCATGTGTAGGTTAG
- the LOC110620725 gene encoding uncharacterized calcium-binding protein At1g02270 isoform X1: MAAVVESNANSNVGHLNSGGTESIVSNGTITETDNGFFSQTITEEPCISCTTFNILAPIYKRLDHQDQSIRESDNRTFWFTRNQIILDWLLFEKSCIICLQEFWVGNEELVHMYQERLGNAGYATFQLSRTNNRGDGLLTAVHEHYIRVLNYQELHFNDFGDRVAQLLHVQSALPLMQSQNGDAQQEFLIVNTHLLFPHDSSLSIVRLNQAYKILQYVETFQRENKLNLVPIILCGDWNGSKRGHVYKFLRSQGFASAYDILHQYTDSDADAHRWVSHRNHRGNICGVNFIWLRNPIKSRKLLKTSWAEAVFGIIKYQLLKASLNESDAFAFFKADEPGDYITYPAFCEGLRLINLIGLPYGLSFQQTEHLWILVDVDGNGVVDYEELKQKIWNSACLEQEKDCISSTKEAESDLEEAVIGFSVKDAFLLPREAEKGMWPEDYSLSDHARLTVVFSPVRLHNHQFTFVNQTSTKSCVG, encoded by the exons ATG GCGGCTGTCGTCGAGTCTAATGCTAATTCGAACGTGGGGCACCTGAATTCTGGTGGAACTGAAAGTATTGTTTCAAATGGAACGATTACAGAAACTGACAATGGCTTCTTTTCTCAAACAATTACAGAGGAGCCCTGCATTTCTTGTACCACATTCAATATCCTGGCTCCAATCTATAAGCGACTCGATCACCAG GACCAGAGTATCCGTGAAAGCGATAACAGAACATTTTGGTTCACCAGGAACCAAATAATTTTGGATTGGCTACTATTTGAGAAGTCTTGCATTATATGTCTCCAG GAATTCTGGGTTGGCAATGAAGAACTCGTGCATATGTACCAGGAAAGGCTTGGCAATGCGGGCTATGCGACCTTCCAGCTTTCCCGGACCAACAACCGAGGAGAtg GCCTGCTAACTGCTGTACATGAGCACTACATTCGGGTTCTAAATTATCAAGAGTTGCACTTCAATGACTTTGGAGACCGTGTTGCTCAGCTACTGCATGTTCAGTCAGCTTTGCCTCTTATGCAAAGCCAAAATGGCGATGCTCAACAAGAATTTCTTATTGTGAATACACACTTGTTGTTTCCTCACGATTCTAGTCTGTCTATTGTGAGATTGAATCAG GCTTACAAAATACTACAGTATGTGGAAACATTTCAGAGAGAAAACAAACTAAACCTTGTGCCCATCATTCTCTGTGG tgATTGGAATGGAAGCAAGCGTGGGCATGTTTACAAATTCCTTAGGTCGCAGGGATTTGCTTCAGCATATGATATTCTTCATCAATATACTGATAGTGATGCAGATGCTCACAGG TGGGTGAGCCACAGAAATCATAGGGGTAACATATGTGGTGTCAATTTCATATGGCTTCGTAATCCTATTAAATCAAGGAAGCTGCTGAAGACAAGTTGGGCTGAAGCAGTATTTGGAATAATAAAG TATCAACTTCTGAAAGCTTCGCTGAATGAAAGTGATGCATTTGCATTTTTTAAGGCTGATGAGCCTGGTGATTATATAACATATCCGGCTTTCTGTGAAGGACTACGCCTG ATAAATCTGATTGGTCTCCCTTATGGACTGAGTTTCCAGCAGACAGAACATCTATGGATCCTAGTAGATGTTGATGGAAACGGTGTCGTTGATTATGAAGAACTTAAG CAGAAGATTTGGAACTCGGCCTGTCTAGAGCAAGAGAAAGACTGTATTTCAAGTACAAAGGAGGCTGAATCAGATTTAGAAGAAGCAGTTATTGGCTTCTCTGTAAAAGACGCTTTTCTTTTACCCCGTGAAGCAGAGAAAGGGATGTGGCCTGAAGATTATTCTCTTTCTGATCACGCTCGACTCACAGTTGTGTTTTCACCAGTAAGATTGCATAATCATCAATTTACGTTTGTGAACCAAACTAGCACAAAATCATGTGTAGGTTAG